In Streptomyces sp. NBC_00569, a single genomic region encodes these proteins:
- a CDS encoding ABC transporter permease, with protein sequence MWIRSTLVYRTSFAAAVLTNFLVTALDFVVIWMMFSQATSLGGYSFAETAFLYGTASVSFGITALLLGSVDDLGLRVRDGSLDAFLVRPAPVLVQVAADRFGLRRLGRFLQGALVLGWSLTRLDLDWTPAKLLLLPVMLLSGAAIFGAVYVAGAAFQFWAQDAAEAQSAFTFGGLTLLQYPPTVFARDFVIGVTFVVPLAFVNWLPALYVLGRPYPVGLPWWLAFTPPLVAAGSCALAGLAWRAGVRSYRSTGS encoded by the coding sequence ATGTGGATCCGCTCCACCCTGGTCTACCGCACGTCGTTCGCGGCCGCGGTCCTCACCAATTTCCTTGTCACGGCGCTCGACTTCGTCGTGATCTGGATGATGTTCTCCCAGGCGACCTCGCTCGGCGGCTACAGCTTCGCCGAGACCGCGTTCCTGTACGGGACCGCTTCCGTCTCCTTCGGGATCACCGCTCTCCTGCTCGGCAGCGTCGACGATCTCGGGCTGCGGGTGCGCGACGGTTCCCTCGACGCCTTCCTGGTACGCCCCGCCCCGGTGCTCGTACAGGTGGCGGCGGACCGCTTCGGCCTGCGTCGCCTCGGCCGCTTCCTCCAGGGCGCCCTGGTCCTCGGCTGGTCGCTGACGCGCCTGGACCTCGACTGGACGCCCGCCAAGCTGCTTCTGCTGCCGGTGATGCTGCTGAGCGGCGCGGCGATCTTCGGCGCGGTGTACGTGGCCGGGGCGGCGTTCCAGTTCTGGGCGCAGGACGCGGCGGAGGCGCAGAGCGCCTTCACGTTCGGCGGGCTGACGCTGCTCCAGTATCCGCCGACGGTGTTCGCCAGGGATTTCGTGATCGGCGTGACCTTCGTCGTGCCGCTGGCCTTCGTCAACTGGCTGCCCGCGCTGTACGTGCTCGGCCGCCCCTACCCCGTCGGCCTGCCCTGGTGGCTCGCCTTCACGCCGCCGCTGGTGGCCGCCGGGAGCTGCGCGCTCGCGGGTCTGGCCTGGCGCGCGGGTGTCCGTTCGTACCGCAGCACCGGGAGCTGA
- a CDS encoding DUF445 domain-containing protein, translating to MGEHARAGASSFGTRPAPFGAGPGSFSPADVEKQRGVRRMKTTATGLLLLVAVIYVLAKWGQNSGAGAWAGYVAAAAEAGMVGALADWFAVTALFRRPLGLPIPHTAIIPTKKDQLGASLGEFVGENFLSADVVRQRLRAVGIGGRLGTWLAEPEHADRVTAELATALRGALTVLRDSDVQAVVGEAITRRANAQEVAPGIGKLLERVVADGGHKRAVDLVCARAHDWLVRHGDSVMDAVQGGAPGWTPRFVDRRIGDRVYKELLRFVTEMRDMPGHPARGALDRFLGDFASDLQSDTDTRARVERLKSEVIARPEVQDLIASAWSAVRAMIVAAAEDERSELRLRVRASLLSLGSRMATDRRLQDKVDGWVEGAATYVVTTYRTEITSLITDTVAGWDAEHTSKKIEAHIGRDLQFIRINGTVVGSLAGLAIYAVSRALGA from the coding sequence ATGGGTGAGCATGCCCGTGCGGGCGCCTCCTCATTCGGGACGCGGCCGGCCCCGTTCGGAGCGGGCCCCGGCTCCTTCAGCCCCGCCGACGTGGAGAAGCAGCGCGGCGTACGGCGGATGAAGACCACCGCCACCGGCCTGCTCCTGCTCGTCGCCGTCATCTACGTACTCGCCAAGTGGGGGCAGAACTCCGGCGCCGGAGCCTGGGCGGGCTACGTCGCGGCCGCCGCCGAAGCGGGCATGGTCGGCGCCCTCGCCGACTGGTTCGCGGTCACCGCGCTCTTCCGCCGGCCCCTCGGCCTGCCCATCCCGCACACGGCGATCATCCCGACCAAGAAGGACCAGCTGGGCGCCTCGCTCGGCGAGTTCGTCGGGGAGAACTTCCTCTCCGCCGACGTCGTACGGCAGCGGCTGCGCGCCGTCGGCATCGGCGGCCGGCTCGGCACCTGGTTGGCCGAACCCGAGCACGCCGACCGGGTGACGGCCGAGCTCGCCACCGCCCTGCGCGGAGCCCTCACCGTGCTGCGCGACTCGGACGTCCAGGCCGTCGTCGGCGAGGCCATCACGCGCCGCGCCAACGCCCAGGAGGTCGCGCCCGGCATAGGCAAATTGCTGGAGAGGGTCGTTGCCGACGGCGGCCACAAGCGGGCCGTGGACCTCGTCTGCGCGCGGGCCCACGACTGGCTGGTGCGGCACGGGGACTCCGTGATGGACGCGGTGCAGGGCGGCGCCCCCGGCTGGACCCCGCGGTTCGTCGACAGGAGGATCGGCGATCGCGTCTACAAGGAGCTCCTGCGCTTCGTCACCGAGATGCGCGACATGCCCGGGCACCCCGCCCGCGGCGCCCTCGACCGCTTCCTCGGCGACTTCGCCTCCGACCTCCAGTCCGACACGGACACGCGGGCGCGCGTCGAGCGCCTGAAGTCCGAGGTCATCGCCCGTCCCGAGGTCCAGGACCTGATCGCCTCCGCCTGGTCCGCGGTCCGCGCCATGATCGTCGCGGCGGCGGAGGACGAGCGCAGCGAGCTGCGGCTGCGCGTACGGGCCTCGCTGCTCTCCCTCGGCTCCCGGATGGCGACCGACCGTCGCCTCCAGGACAAGGTCGACGGCTGGGTCGAGGGCGCGGCCACGTACGTCGTCACGACGTACCGCACGGAGATCACCTCTCTGATCACCGACACCGTGGCGGGCTGGGACGCCGAGCACACCTCGAAGAAGATCGAGGCGCACATCGGCCGTGACCTGCAGTTCATCCGGATCAACGGCACGGTGGTGGGCTCGCTGGCAGGGCTCGCGATCTACGCGGTGTCGCGGGCGCTGGGGGCGTGA
- a CDS encoding GlxA family transcriptional regulator, with protein sequence MTPVRPATPERSGRRTVAVLVRDGVLPMELGLVHQLFGTARSAAGEPLYDVRTCAPRPGRIRTDADFPIYAEHGLATVAAADTVLVPASHETDESLRPGGLPEALAEALRTAAAPRGAEGTRGVAAPSGPEGARGAEGAPGHRPTRDPRRIASICTGSFVLAAAGLLDGRRATTHWMSADLFARTFPSVTVDPGVLYVDEGRILTSAGEAAGIDLCLHMIRRDHGAAVAAEVARRTVVPPHREGGQAQYIQRPVESEGLTSTSASRAWALTRLAEPLTLAELAAHDAMSVRTYSRRFREETGLTPIQWLTQRRVDRARELLEQTDHTVDRIAAEAGFGTGASLRAHFQAGLGVPPGAYRSTFRGTGREGERVGT encoded by the coding sequence ATGACCCCCGTAAGGCCCGCGACGCCGGAGCGCAGCGGGCGCCGGACCGTCGCCGTCCTCGTCCGTGACGGCGTCCTGCCCATGGAACTCGGCCTCGTCCACCAGCTGTTCGGCACGGCGAGGTCGGCAGCCGGCGAGCCGCTCTACGACGTCCGCACCTGCGCCCCGCGCCCCGGCAGGATCCGCACGGACGCGGACTTCCCGATCTACGCCGAGCACGGCCTGGCGACGGTTGCGGCCGCGGACACCGTCCTCGTACCGGCGTCGCACGAGACGGACGAGAGCCTGCGGCCGGGCGGCCTGCCCGAGGCACTGGCGGAGGCCCTGCGCACGGCGGCGGCCCCACGTGGAGCGGAGGGCACGCGTGGCGTGGCGGCCCCGAGTGGACCGGAAGGCGCGCGTGGGGCGGAGGGAGCGCCCGGGCACCGCCCCACGCGGGACCCCCGCCGCATCGCCTCCATCTGCACGGGCTCGTTCGTGCTCGCCGCGGCGGGACTCCTGGACGGGCGGCGCGCGACGACGCACTGGATGTCGGCCGATCTCTTCGCGCGTACGTTCCCGTCCGTGACGGTGGATCCCGGCGTCCTGTACGTCGACGAGGGCCGGATCCTCACGTCCGCGGGCGAGGCTGCGGGCATCGACCTGTGCCTCCACATGATCCGCCGCGACCACGGCGCGGCCGTCGCGGCGGAGGTCGCGCGCCGCACGGTGGTGCCCCCGCACCGCGAGGGCGGCCAGGCGCAGTACATCCAACGCCCCGTGGAATCAGAGGGGTTGACGTCCACGTCCGCGTCGCGGGCCTGGGCCCTCACCCGCCTCGCCGAACCCCTCACCCTCGCCGAACTGGCCGCGCACGACGCCATGTCCGTGCGCACATACAGCCGCCGCTTCCGGGAGGAGACCGGCCTCACCCCCATCCAGTGGCTGACCCAGCGCCGCGTGGACCGCGCGCGCGAACTCCTGGAACAGACCGACCACACGGTCGACCGCATCGCGGCGGAGGCGGGCTTCGGCACGGGCGCCTCGCTCAGAGCGCACTTCCAGGCGGGCCTCGGGGTGCCGCCGGGGGCGTACAGGTCGACGTTCAGGGGGACCGGGAGGGAAGGCGAGCGGGTAGGGACATGA
- a CDS encoding VOC family protein translates to MTIRRIVPDLTTKSPESMAENRDFYGLLGFEEVMNQGWVMTLASPSNPTAQVSFLTHEATAPVVPDLSVEVEDVDAVYAQVRASGAEIVHDLRDEEWGVRRFFVRDPEGRVVNVLGHRQPS, encoded by the coding sequence ATGACCATCCGCAGGATCGTCCCGGACCTCACGACGAAGTCGCCGGAGTCGATGGCCGAGAACCGCGACTTCTACGGCCTGCTCGGCTTCGAGGAAGTCATGAACCAAGGGTGGGTGATGACCCTCGCGTCCCCCTCCAACCCGACCGCCCAGGTCAGCTTCCTCACCCACGAGGCGACCGCGCCCGTGGTCCCGGACCTCAGCGTGGAGGTCGAGGACGTGGACGCGGTCTACGCGCAGGTACGCGCATCGGGCGCCGAGATCGTCCACGACCTCCGCGACGAGGAGTGGGGCGTACGCCGCTTCTTCGTGCGGGACCCGGAGGGGCGAGTGGTGAACGTGCTGGGGCACCGGCAGCCGAGCTAG
- a CDS encoding ABC transporter permease, producing the protein MGSCRLYAAVAAGGFRRYATYRSATAAGVFTNTVFGFIVAYTYLALWDERPGLGGYDQAQALTYVWIGQALAQALSMFNAGFAVDMVARIRNGDIAVDLYRPVDLQLWYLAGDLGRAVFQLFSRGLVPLTVGALAFPLALPGDPVVWLEFLVAVALAVVVSFAIRYVLALSAFWLLDGSGVLQFGGLVGMFFTGLLLPLNAMPGALGDIARVLPWASLLQMPADILLGARSGAAEVLMAYAFQAGWAVVLLAAGRLLQSSATRKVVLQGG; encoded by the coding sequence GTGGGGTCCTGCCGTCTCTACGCGGCCGTCGCGGCCGGTGGGTTCCGGCGCTACGCGACGTACCGTTCGGCCACCGCGGCGGGCGTGTTCACGAACACCGTCTTCGGGTTCATCGTGGCGTACACGTACCTGGCGCTGTGGGACGAGCGGCCGGGACTCGGCGGGTACGACCAGGCGCAGGCGCTGACGTACGTGTGGATCGGGCAGGCGCTCGCGCAGGCCCTGTCGATGTTCAACGCGGGGTTCGCCGTCGACATGGTGGCGCGGATCCGCAACGGCGACATCGCGGTGGATCTGTACCGGCCGGTGGACCTGCAACTGTGGTATCTGGCCGGTGACTTGGGGCGGGCCGTGTTCCAGTTGTTCAGCCGGGGGCTGGTGCCGCTGACGGTGGGGGCGCTCGCGTTTCCGCTCGCGCTGCCGGGCGATCCGGTGGTGTGGCTGGAGTTCCTGGTGGCGGTGGCGCTGGCGGTGGTGGTGAGTTTCGCGATCCGCTATGTGCTGGCGCTGAGCGCGTTCTGGCTGCTCGACGGGTCGGGCGTCCTGCAGTTCGGCGGTCTGGTGGGGATGTTCTTCACGGGGCTGCTGCTGCCGTTGAACGCGATGCCCGGCGCGCTCGGTGACATCGCGCGGGTGCTGCCGTGGGCGTCGCTCCTCCAGATGCCCGCGGACATCCTCCTCGGCGCCCGCTCCGGCGCGGCCGAAGTCCTCATGGCGTACGCCTTCCAGGCCGGGTGGGCGGTCGTCCTGCTCGCCGCGGGCCGCCTCCTCCAGTCCTCCGCGACGCGCAAGGTGGTGCTCCAAGGTGGCTGA
- a CDS encoding ABC transporter ATP-binding protein: MAEDFIEVDGVEKVFDVRRKTGLLRRERHQVRAVDSLTFGVPRGEMVGYIGPNGAGKSTTIKMLTGILTPSAGRLRVAGIEPSRERTRLARRIGVVFGQRTTLWWDLPLIDSYRLMHRMYRIPDARYRENLDRCVELLELGGLLDTPVRQLSLGQRMRGDIAAALLHDPEVLYLDEPTIGLDVVSKVKVRGFLRELNEERGTTVLLTTHDLTDIEQLCKRVMVIDHGRLMYDGQLDGLHQVGESERTLVVDLERELPPLDVEFARVVKVDGPRQWLAFPAAQSAAPLVAQIAAEYPLADLSVREPDIESVIARMYAREEPSLGGTAAPS; encoded by the coding sequence ATGGCTGAGGACTTCATCGAGGTCGACGGCGTGGAGAAGGTCTTCGACGTGCGCAGGAAGACGGGACTGCTGCGGCGCGAGCGCCATCAGGTGCGGGCCGTCGACTCGCTCACCTTCGGCGTGCCGCGCGGCGAGATGGTCGGCTACATCGGGCCGAACGGCGCGGGCAAGTCCACCACGATCAAGATGCTGACCGGCATCCTCACGCCGAGTGCGGGCCGGCTGCGGGTCGCGGGCATCGAGCCGTCCCGGGAGCGGACGCGGCTCGCGCGGCGGATCGGCGTGGTGTTCGGGCAGCGTACGACGCTGTGGTGGGACCTGCCGCTGATCGACTCGTACCGGCTGATGCACCGCATGTACCGCATCCCGGACGCCCGCTACCGGGAGAACCTCGACCGGTGCGTCGAACTCCTGGAACTGGGCGGCCTGTTGGACACGCCGGTACGGCAGCTCTCCCTCGGGCAGCGCATGCGCGGCGACATCGCGGCGGCCCTCCTGCACGACCCCGAGGTGCTCTACCTCGACGAGCCGACCATCGGGCTCGATGTCGTCTCCAAGGTCAAAGTGCGGGGATTCCTACGGGAGTTGAACGAGGAACGCGGCACGACGGTGCTGCTGACCACGCACGACCTGACCGACATCGAGCAGCTGTGCAAGCGCGTCATGGTCATCGACCACGGGCGCCTCATGTACGACGGTCAGCTCGACGGCCTGCACCAGGTGGGGGAGAGCGAGCGGACTCTCGTCGTGGACCTGGAGCGCGAACTGCCGCCCCTGGACGTGGAGTTCGCCCGGGTGGTGAAGGTGGACGGGCCGCGCCAGTGGCTGGCGTTCCCGGCCGCGCAGTCGGCGGCGCCGCTGGTCGCGCAGATCGCGGCGGAGTATCCGCTGGCGGATCTGTCGGTGCGGGAGCCGGACATCGAGTCCGTGATCGCCCGGATGTACGCCAGGGAGGAACCATCCCTGGGAGGAACGGCCGCACCCTCGTAG
- a CDS encoding DUF1707 SHOCT-like domain-containing protein: MTDERPERPEPNDLPELRASDADRDRVAEALRDALAEGRLDMEEFDERLEAVYAARTYGELAPITRDLPGAGAAAPGTPVSFVKEPQPEGAVDWRARIGGEATSTWALALFGGFGRKGRWTVGERFTAFAMFGGGEIDLREARFASRDVVINCFTIMGGIQIKVPPELDVAVKGFGFMGGVDDRASGEGTPGSPRVVVRGFALMGGVGVDRRVSREERLRLKEERRQGKLDRRAAHREALEGHHERHAERHQLRHERHEERRERQWERAEERRERRER; encoded by the coding sequence ATGACGGACGAACGCCCTGAGCGCCCCGAGCCGAACGACCTGCCCGAGCTGCGGGCCTCCGACGCCGACCGGGACCGGGTCGCGGAGGCACTGCGGGACGCCCTCGCCGAGGGACGCCTGGACATGGAGGAGTTCGACGAGCGGCTCGAGGCCGTGTACGCGGCGCGTACGTACGGTGAGTTGGCGCCGATCACGCGTGATCTGCCGGGGGCGGGCGCGGCGGCGCCGGGGACCCCGGTGAGTTTTGTGAAGGAGCCGCAGCCCGAGGGCGCGGTCGACTGGCGGGCGCGGATCGGCGGGGAGGCGACCTCCACGTGGGCGCTCGCGCTCTTCGGCGGGTTCGGCCGCAAGGGGCGCTGGACGGTGGGCGAGAGGTTCACCGCGTTCGCGATGTTCGGCGGCGGCGAGATCGACCTGCGCGAGGCGCGGTTCGCGTCCCGTGACGTGGTCATCAACTGCTTCACGATCATGGGCGGGATCCAGATCAAGGTGCCGCCGGAGCTGGACGTCGCCGTCAAGGGCTTCGGCTTCATGGGCGGCGTCGACGACCGGGCGTCGGGCGAGGGCACGCCGGGCTCCCCGCGGGTCGTCGTGCGGGGGTTCGCCCTGATGGGCGGCGTCGGCGTGGACCGCAGGGTGTCGCGTGAGGAGCGCCTTCGCCTCAAGGAGGAGCGCCGCCAGGGCAAGCTGGACCGCAGGGCGGCGCACCGCGAGGCGCTGGAGGGGCACCACGAGCGGCACGCCGAACGCCATCAGCTGCGGCACGAGCGCCACGAGGAGCGGCGCGAGCGCCAGTGGGAGCGGGCGGAGGAGCGCCGCGAGAGGCGTGAGCGGTAG
- a CDS encoding SGNH/GDSL hydrolase family protein, which yields MTKRHGYALLAALAALIVVISAAIYLGVSGAYDGSNSTVSAGPRHPQNSAAPASTGTWSGSWSASPAGGEPGTETDGLAGRSVRNVVHTSIGGTSARITFSNLYGQQPLSITHASVAVAAAPNSPVAVAGTLRRLTFAGNTSVVIPAGSQAMSDAVRLRVPHDADMLVTSYSPTPSGPVTYHPQARQMSYTAQGDRTEDATGAAYTEQTPYWRYVTALDVLSNESDGTVVVIGDSLTDGVTSTVGANHRWTDVLAARLRDENGAARYGVVNQGISGNRILSDGLGRPANNPSGLSRFDRDVLDRSGVKAVVIALGINDILRNPHQNDPDKIVEGLRELTRQAHTRGLRVVGATLMPFQGHRGYELRLDGVRQAVNAQIRSGKVFDEFVDFDKALRDPYNPRKLLPGYDSGDHLHPSDSGFRRMADTFNLTTLKGSTPAEL from the coding sequence ATGACCAAGCGCCACGGTTATGCCCTGTTGGCCGCGCTCGCGGCCCTGATCGTCGTCATTTCGGCCGCCATATACCTGGGCGTCTCCGGTGCCTACGACGGCTCGAACAGCACGGTCAGCGCCGGCCCCCGGCATCCGCAGAACTCGGCCGCCCCCGCCTCCACCGGTACCTGGTCGGGCAGTTGGTCGGCCTCCCCCGCGGGCGGCGAGCCCGGCACCGAGACCGACGGCCTCGCGGGCCGCTCCGTGCGCAACGTCGTGCACACCAGCATCGGCGGCACCAGCGCCCGCATCACGTTCTCCAACCTCTACGGGCAGCAGCCGCTCAGCATCACGCACGCCTCGGTCGCCGTGGCCGCCGCGCCCAACAGCCCCGTCGCCGTGGCCGGCACGCTGCGCCGCCTCACCTTCGCCGGCAACACCTCGGTCGTCATCCCGGCCGGCTCCCAGGCCATGAGCGACGCCGTGCGGCTGCGCGTCCCGCACGACGCGGACATGCTCGTCACGAGCTACTCGCCCACACCGTCGGGTCCGGTCACCTACCACCCGCAGGCCCGTCAGATGTCGTACACCGCGCAGGGCGACCGCACGGAGGACGCGACCGGCGCCGCGTACACGGAGCAGACCCCGTACTGGCGCTACGTCACCGCGCTCGACGTGCTCAGCAACGAGTCGGACGGCACCGTCGTCGTGATCGGTGACTCCCTGACCGACGGCGTCACCTCGACGGTGGGCGCCAACCACCGCTGGACGGACGTCCTGGCCGCCCGGCTGCGCGACGAGAACGGCGCGGCGCGCTACGGCGTCGTCAACCAGGGCATCAGCGGCAACCGCATCCTGTCCGACGGCCTCGGCCGCCCCGCGAACAACCCGAGCGGCCTCTCGCGCTTCGACCGGGACGTCCTCGACCGGTCCGGCGTCAAGGCCGTCGTGATCGCGCTCGGCATCAACGACATCCTGCGCAACCCGCACCAGAACGACCCCGACAAGATCGTCGAGGGGCTGCGAGAGCTGACCCGGCAGGCGCACACCCGCGGCCTGCGCGTGGTCGGCGCGACACTCATGCCGTTCCAGGGCCACCGCGGCTACGAGCTCCGCCTCGACGGCGTGCGCCAGGCCGTGAACGCGCAGATCCGCTCCGGCAAGGTCTTCGACGAGTTCGTCGACTTCGACAAGGCACTGCGCGACCCGTACAACCCGCGCAAGCTCCTGCCCGGATACGACTCCGGTGACCACCTGCACCCGAGCGACTCCGGCTTCCGCAGGATGGCGGACACGTTCAACCTGACGACGCTGAAGGGGTCGACGCCGGCCGAGCTGTAG
- a CDS encoding IS5 family transposase (programmed frameshift), whose translation MVRRHELSDEEWDVLSGLLPRAETGRPRRDDRVVLNGIVWKLRTGSAWRDVPERYGSWRTLYTRFRRWALDGTFSRMLEAAQARKDAVGDIDWLVSVDSTIARAHQHAAGARKKGRPQRKSAHSHALGRSRGGLTTKIHLACDGRGRPLGFLVTGGNVNDCTQFEQVLARIKVRRTGPGRPRTRPEHLLGDKGYSTRHIRSYLRKHGIPHTIPERSDQQVNRRRRGSNGGRPPAFDKERYKQRNVVERCFNALKQYRAIATRYDKTRESYEAALTIASLLMWI comes from the exons ATGGTGCGGCGGCATGAGCTCTCGGATGAGGAGTGGGATGTGCTCTCGGGGCTGCTTCCGAGGGCGGAGACGGGGCGGCCTCGGCGGGATGACCGGGTGGTGCTGAACGGGATCGTATGGAAGCTGCGGACCGGTTCGGCCTGGCGTGATGTGCCCGAGAGGTATGGGTCCTGGCGGACGCTGTACACGCGTTTCCGCAGGTGGGCGTTGGATGGGACCTTCTCGCGGATGCTGGAGGCGGCCCAGGCCCGCAAGGATGCAGTCGGGGACATCGACTGGCTGGTGTCGGTGGATTCCACGATTGCCCGCGCTCACCAACACGCGGCAGGTGCTCGTAAAAAAGGGCGGCCCCAGCGGA AATCGGCACACTCTCACGCCCTCGGACGATCCCGTGGCGGACTGACCACGAAAATCCACCTCGCCTGCGACGGCCGCGGACGCCCGCTCGGCTTCCTCGTCACGGGTGGCAACGTCAACGATTGCACCCAGTTCGAGCAAGTACTCGCGCGGATCAAAGTCCGGCGCACGGGACCGGGACGACCGCGTACTCGGCCCGAACATCTCCTGGGCGACAAGGGATACAGCACGCGACACATACGCAGCTACCTGCGGAAACACGGAATCCCGCACACCATTCCCGAACGTTCGGACCAGCAGGTCAACCGCCGCCGACGCGGCAGCAACGGCGGTAGACCACCTGCCTTCGACAAGGAACGCTACAAACAGCGCAACGTCGTCGAGCGTTGCTTCAACGCGTTGAAGCAGTACCGGGCCATCGCCACCCGCTACGACAAGACCCGTGAATCGTATGAGGCAGCCCTCACCATCGCATCACTCCTGATGTGGATCTGA
- a CDS encoding MFS transporter — MKNSSPRPHPRKPGSPWTVAAGAALAIVTAGAFSTLAGLLVEPLHEDLGWSRASVGLGSLVNMVVYGATAPFAAALMDRLGMRRVAVGALCLVAAGAGLATTMTAPWQFVLYWGVLVGLGTGATATTFAATVTERWFVARRGLVTGLLTAASVVGQFVFLPVLSWVIDAYAWRAAAAALALAAAGALPVVWAAVRDPRKEQALGADAARRALRTLARAARTGPFWLLAGTFAVCGASTNGVMWTHFAPAAHDHGMPVTAAASLLSLIGIFNVAGTVASGWLTDRADPRRLLAVYYALRALTLLALPLLLTSAVDAPLVAFTVVFGLLDVATVPPTIALCRAHYGADAPVVFGWVSAAHQVGAGAVAFAGGMTRDAFGSYDPVWVGAGALCAGAALLALTVRMPRARRVTPPAPATPRRSRALPASPPPCR, encoded by the coding sequence ATGAAGAACTCCAGCCCCCGTCCGCACCCCCGGAAACCCGGCTCGCCCTGGACCGTCGCCGCCGGAGCCGCGCTCGCCATCGTCACGGCCGGGGCGTTCAGCACGCTCGCCGGGCTGCTCGTCGAGCCGCTCCACGAGGATCTCGGCTGGTCACGGGCGTCCGTCGGGCTCGGCTCGCTCGTGAACATGGTCGTGTACGGGGCGACCGCCCCCTTCGCCGCGGCGCTCATGGACCGGCTCGGGATGCGGCGCGTCGCCGTCGGCGCCCTGTGTCTCGTCGCGGCCGGGGCCGGGCTCGCCACGACCATGACCGCGCCCTGGCAGTTCGTCCTGTACTGGGGCGTGCTGGTGGGCCTGGGGACCGGAGCGACGGCCACGACGTTCGCCGCGACCGTCACCGAGCGGTGGTTCGTCGCGCGGCGCGGGCTCGTCACCGGGCTGCTCACGGCGGCGAGCGTGGTGGGGCAGTTCGTGTTCCTGCCCGTGCTGTCGTGGGTGATCGACGCGTACGCGTGGCGGGCGGCAGCCGCGGCTCTCGCGCTCGCCGCGGCCGGCGCGCTGCCCGTGGTGTGGGCCGCGGTGCGCGATCCGCGGAAAGAGCAGGCCCTCGGGGCAGACGCCGCGCGGCGCGCCCTGCGCACGCTCGCCCGCGCCGCCCGCACCGGCCCGTTCTGGCTGCTCGCCGGGACCTTCGCCGTCTGCGGCGCCTCGACGAACGGGGTGATGTGGACGCACTTCGCGCCCGCCGCCCACGACCACGGGATGCCAGTGACCGCCGCCGCGTCGCTGCTCTCCCTCATCGGGATCTTCAACGTCGCGGGGACGGTGGCGTCCGGATGGCTGACGGACCGCGCCGATCCGCGCCGCCTGCTCGCCGTGTACTACGCCCTGCGCGCCCTCACCCTCCTCGCGCTGCCGCTGCTCCTGACGTCGGCCGTGGACGCGCCGCTCGTCGCGTTCACCGTCGTCTTCGGGCTGCTGGACGTGGCGACCGTGCCGCCGACGATCGCGCTGTGCCGCGCCCACTACGGGGCTGACGCACCGGTCGTGTTCGGCTGGGTGAGCGCCGCGCACCAGGTCGGCGCCGGGGCCGTGGCGTTCGCGGGCGGGATGACGCGGGACGCCTTCGGCTCGTACGACCCGGTGTGGGTGGGTGCGGGCGCGCTGTGCGCGGGGGCGGCGCTCCTCGCGCTGACCGTACGGATGCCGCGGGCGCGGCGCGTCACGCCCCCAGCGCCCGCGACACCGCGTAGATCGCGAGCCCTGCCAGCGAGCCCACCACCGTGCCGTTGA